Proteins co-encoded in one Marmota flaviventris isolate mMarFla1 chromosome 9, mMarFla1.hap1, whole genome shotgun sequence genomic window:
- the Kbtbd3 gene encoding kelch repeat and BTB domain-containing protein 3 isoform X1 produces MELAMDNSYDFNIRSSCNGIPSEKKNNFLVSEDHGQKILSILQNFREQNVFYDFKIIMKDEIIPCHRCVLAACSDFFRAMFEVNMKERDDGSVTITNLSSKAVKAFLDYAYTGKTKITDDNVEMFFQLSSFLQVSFLSKACSDFLIKSINLVNCLHLLSISDSYGSTRLFDHALYFVQHHFSLLFKSNDFLEMNFGILQKCLESDELNVPEEETVLKVVLNWTKHNLESRQKHLPHLIKKVRLHQLSEDTLQDCLLNEECLLKSTNCFDIIVDAIKCVQGSSGLFPDARPSTTEKYIFIHKTEENGENQYTFCYNIKTDSWKILPQSHLIDLPGSSLSSYGEKIFLTGGCKGKCCRKVRLHIAESYHDATDQTWCYCPVKNDFFLVSNMKTPRTMHTSVMALNRLFVIGGKTRGSQDIKSLLDVESYDPLSKEWISVSPLPRGIYYPEASACQNVIYVLGSEVEITDAFNPSLDCFFKYNATTDQWSELVAEFGQFFHATLIKAVPVNCTLYICDLSTYKVYSFCPDTCVWKGEGSFECAGFNAGAIGIEDKIYILGGDYAPDEITDEVQVYHSSRSEWEEVSPMPRALTEFYCQVIQFNKYRDPWFSNHF; encoded by the exons ATGGAATTGGCTATGGATAATTCATATGATTTCAACATACGAAGCTCATGTAATGGAATTCCATCTGAGAAGAAAAACAACTTCCTTGTGTCTGAAGATCATGGACAGAAAATCTTAAGTATACTGCAGAATTTTAGAGAGCAAAATGTCttttatgatttcaaaataattatgaaagaTGAGATAATCCCATGTCATCGTTGTGTGTTAGCAGCATGTAGTGACTTTTTCAG GGCTATGTTTGAAGTAAACATGAAAGAAAGAGATGATGGAAGTGTTACCATTACTAATTTGTCCTCCAAAGCAGTAAAAGCATTTCTTGATTATGCCTATACTGGAAAGACAAAAATTACAGATGATAATGTGGAAATGTTCTTCCAGTTGTCATCATTTCTTCAAGTTTCCTTCCTATCCAAAGCTTGCAGtgactttttaataaaaagcatTAATCTCGTCAATTGTTTACATTTATTATCTATATCAGATAGCTATGGTTCAACCCGTTTGTTTGATCATGCATTATACTTTGTACAACATCACTTTTCTCTGTTATTTAAATCCAATGATTTCTTAGAGATGAATTTTGGAATACTGCAAAAATGTCTGGAATCAGATGAATTAAATGTTCCTGAAGAAGAAACAGTACTGAAGGTCGTCCTTAATTGGACAAAACATAACTTAGAATCAAGGCAAAAGCATCTGCCTCATTTGATTAAGAAAGTAAGATTACATCAGTTATCCGAGGACACACTTCAAGACTGTCTTCTCAATGAAGAGTGTTTACTCAAAAGCACAAACTGTTTTGACATAATCGTGGATGCAATTAAATGTGTACAAGGTTCTAGTGGACTTTTCCCTGATGCTCGACCATCCAcaactgaaaaatacatatttattcataaaactgaagaaaatggagaaaatcaatATACATTTTGCTATAATATTAAAACTGACTCATGGAAAATATTACCCCAATCACACCTGATTGATTTGCCAGGGTCTAGTCTGTCTAGCTATGGAGAGAAAATATTCTTGACTGGTGGTTGCAAAGGGAAGTGTTGTAGAAAGGTTCGACTTCATATTGCTGAGTCTTACCATGATGCCACCGATCAAACCTGGTGCTACTGCCCAGTCAAAAATGATTTCTTCTTGGTATCAAATATGAAAACACCAAGAACCATGCATACATCAGTTATGGCTCTCAACAGATTATTTGTCATAGGTGGAAAGACTAGGGGATCTCAGGACATTAAAAGTCTCCTAGATGTTGAGTCATACGATCCTCTTTCTAAAGAATGGATATCTGTTAGCCCATTACCTAGAGGCATATATTATCCAGAAGCAAGTGCATGCCAAAATGTAATTTATGTTCTTGGATCAGAGGTAGAAATTACAGATGCCTTCAACCCATCACttgattgcttttttaaatataatgctaCAACTGATCAGTGGTCTGAACTAGTAGCAGAGTTTGGGCAATTTTTTCATGCTACACTAATTAAAGCTGTCCCTGTAAATTGCACACTGTATATATGTGACCTTTCCACCTATAAAGTTTATAGTTTTTGTCCAGATACTTGTGTTTGGAAGGGTGAAGGGTCTTTTGAATGTGCAGGTTTTAATGCAGGTGCAATTGGAATTGAAGATAAGATTTATATATTAGGTGGTGATTATGCACCAGATGAAATCACAGATGAAGTACAAGTCTACCACAGCAGCAGGTCAGAGTGGGAAGAAGTTTCACCAATGCCAAGAGCCTTAACTGAATTTTACTGCCAGGTGATTCAGTTCAATAAATACAGGGACCCATGGTTTTCTAATCATTTCTAA
- the Kbtbd3 gene encoding kelch repeat and BTB domain-containing protein 3 isoform X2: MFEVNMKERDDGSVTITNLSSKAVKAFLDYAYTGKTKITDDNVEMFFQLSSFLQVSFLSKACSDFLIKSINLVNCLHLLSISDSYGSTRLFDHALYFVQHHFSLLFKSNDFLEMNFGILQKCLESDELNVPEEETVLKVVLNWTKHNLESRQKHLPHLIKKVRLHQLSEDTLQDCLLNEECLLKSTNCFDIIVDAIKCVQGSSGLFPDARPSTTEKYIFIHKTEENGENQYTFCYNIKTDSWKILPQSHLIDLPGSSLSSYGEKIFLTGGCKGKCCRKVRLHIAESYHDATDQTWCYCPVKNDFFLVSNMKTPRTMHTSVMALNRLFVIGGKTRGSQDIKSLLDVESYDPLSKEWISVSPLPRGIYYPEASACQNVIYVLGSEVEITDAFNPSLDCFFKYNATTDQWSELVAEFGQFFHATLIKAVPVNCTLYICDLSTYKVYSFCPDTCVWKGEGSFECAGFNAGAIGIEDKIYILGGDYAPDEITDEVQVYHSSRSEWEEVSPMPRALTEFYCQVIQFNKYRDPWFSNHF; the protein is encoded by the coding sequence ATGTTTGAAGTAAACATGAAAGAAAGAGATGATGGAAGTGTTACCATTACTAATTTGTCCTCCAAAGCAGTAAAAGCATTTCTTGATTATGCCTATACTGGAAAGACAAAAATTACAGATGATAATGTGGAAATGTTCTTCCAGTTGTCATCATTTCTTCAAGTTTCCTTCCTATCCAAAGCTTGCAGtgactttttaataaaaagcatTAATCTCGTCAATTGTTTACATTTATTATCTATATCAGATAGCTATGGTTCAACCCGTTTGTTTGATCATGCATTATACTTTGTACAACATCACTTTTCTCTGTTATTTAAATCCAATGATTTCTTAGAGATGAATTTTGGAATACTGCAAAAATGTCTGGAATCAGATGAATTAAATGTTCCTGAAGAAGAAACAGTACTGAAGGTCGTCCTTAATTGGACAAAACATAACTTAGAATCAAGGCAAAAGCATCTGCCTCATTTGATTAAGAAAGTAAGATTACATCAGTTATCCGAGGACACACTTCAAGACTGTCTTCTCAATGAAGAGTGTTTACTCAAAAGCACAAACTGTTTTGACATAATCGTGGATGCAATTAAATGTGTACAAGGTTCTAGTGGACTTTTCCCTGATGCTCGACCATCCAcaactgaaaaatacatatttattcataaaactgaagaaaatggagaaaatcaatATACATTTTGCTATAATATTAAAACTGACTCATGGAAAATATTACCCCAATCACACCTGATTGATTTGCCAGGGTCTAGTCTGTCTAGCTATGGAGAGAAAATATTCTTGACTGGTGGTTGCAAAGGGAAGTGTTGTAGAAAGGTTCGACTTCATATTGCTGAGTCTTACCATGATGCCACCGATCAAACCTGGTGCTACTGCCCAGTCAAAAATGATTTCTTCTTGGTATCAAATATGAAAACACCAAGAACCATGCATACATCAGTTATGGCTCTCAACAGATTATTTGTCATAGGTGGAAAGACTAGGGGATCTCAGGACATTAAAAGTCTCCTAGATGTTGAGTCATACGATCCTCTTTCTAAAGAATGGATATCTGTTAGCCCATTACCTAGAGGCATATATTATCCAGAAGCAAGTGCATGCCAAAATGTAATTTATGTTCTTGGATCAGAGGTAGAAATTACAGATGCCTTCAACCCATCACttgattgcttttttaaatataatgctaCAACTGATCAGTGGTCTGAACTAGTAGCAGAGTTTGGGCAATTTTTTCATGCTACACTAATTAAAGCTGTCCCTGTAAATTGCACACTGTATATATGTGACCTTTCCACCTATAAAGTTTATAGTTTTTGTCCAGATACTTGTGTTTGGAAGGGTGAAGGGTCTTTTGAATGTGCAGGTTTTAATGCAGGTGCAATTGGAATTGAAGATAAGATTTATATATTAGGTGGTGATTATGCACCAGATGAAATCACAGATGAAGTACAAGTCTACCACAGCAGCAGGTCAGAGTGGGAAGAAGTTTCACCAATGCCAAGAGCCTTAACTGAATTTTACTGCCAGGTGATTCAGTTCAATAAATACAGGGACCCATGGTTTTCTAATCATTTCTAA